From the Streptomyces sp. KMM 9044 genome, one window contains:
- the hisC gene encoding histidinol-phosphate transaminase yields the protein MTERQHGPRLRPNLDALSAHRPGKPDHAVPFVLSANENPYPPLPGVLETVVAAAGDLNRYPDMAVGALTTELAQHFGVPAEHIATGPGSVGVAQSLVLSTAGEGDEVLFAWRSFEAYPVITRISGATPVFVPLTADGSHDLDAMLAAITDRTRLIFVCSPNNPTGAALRRDELARFLDAVPTRVLIVLDEAYREFVRDTDVPDGIALYRDRPNVCVLRTFSKAYGLAGLRVGFAIAPEPVAAALRKTAVPFGVSQLAQDAAIASLRAEDALLERVETLVGERARVTAALRAQDWTVADSEANFVWLRLDGHTLDFAAACAEAGVVVRPFAGEGVRVSIGEARGNDLFLATAEAFRKGI from the coding sequence GTGACCGAACGTCAGCACGGCCCTCGTCTGCGGCCGAACCTGGATGCCCTTTCCGCCCACCGCCCCGGAAAGCCGGACCACGCCGTCCCCTTCGTCCTGTCCGCCAATGAGAACCCCTACCCGCCGCTGCCCGGCGTCCTGGAGACCGTGGTGGCCGCGGCGGGCGACCTCAACCGCTACCCCGACATGGCCGTCGGCGCGCTCACCACCGAACTCGCGCAGCACTTCGGCGTTCCCGCCGAGCACATCGCCACCGGCCCCGGCTCGGTCGGTGTCGCCCAGTCCCTGGTGCTCTCCACGGCCGGCGAGGGCGACGAGGTCCTGTTCGCCTGGCGCTCGTTCGAGGCGTACCCCGTCATTACCCGGATCTCCGGCGCCACCCCCGTCTTCGTCCCGCTCACCGCCGACGGGTCCCACGACCTCGACGCGATGCTCGCCGCGATCACCGACCGCACCCGGCTGATCTTCGTCTGCAGCCCCAACAACCCGACCGGTGCCGCCCTGCGCCGCGACGAGCTGGCCCGCTTCCTGGACGCCGTCCCCACGCGCGTCCTGATCGTCCTGGACGAGGCGTACCGCGAGTTCGTCCGCGACACGGACGTGCCCGACGGCATCGCGCTGTACCGCGATCGCCCCAACGTCTGTGTACTGCGCACCTTCTCCAAGGCATACGGCCTGGCCGGCCTGCGGGTCGGCTTCGCGATCGCGCCCGAGCCGGTGGCCGCGGCACTGCGCAAGACGGCGGTGCCGTTCGGTGTCAGCCAGCTCGCGCAGGACGCCGCAATCGCCTCGCTGCGCGCCGAGGACGCACTGCTGGAGCGGGTGGAGACGCTGGTCGGCGAGCGCGCCCGGGTCACCGCCGCGCTGCGCGCCCAGGACTGGACGGTCGCCGACTCCGAGGCCAACTTCGTCTGGCTGCGGCTCGACGGGCACACCCTTGACTTCGCCGCCGCCTGCGCCGAGGCCGGCGTAGTGGTCCGCCCGTTCGCGGGCGAGGGCGTACGCGTCTCGATCGGTGAGGCGCGGGGCAACGACCTCTTCCTGGCGACCGCCGAGGCGTTCCGCAAGGGGATCTGA